TTTAGCTTATTTAATAGGTAGTGATAAGCTGTTAAATTACATAACAGAAGGACCATTTAAGCATTTAAGTACTTTATTTCCGTTGCTAATTTTTACAGGATTATTTTACTTTGTATTTTCTTGGTTTAGAGAGCAAGTTTGTATAATCGCTTGTCCTTATGGACGTTTACAAGGTGTATTATTAGACAATCAATCTATTATTGTTGCCTATGACCATAAACGTGGAGAAGGTGAGAATGGACGTAAAAAGTTTAGAAAAAACGAAGATAGAGAAGCGCTTGGTCATGGAGATTGTATCGATTGTATGCAATGTGTACATGTGTGTCCAACAGGAATTGATATTAGAAACGGTACACAATTAGAGTGTGTAAATTGTACAGCTTGTATAGACGAGTGTGATGATATAATGGAAAAAGTAGGCTTGCCTAAAGGACTTATACGTTATGCAAGTGAAAATAATATTGAAAAGAAAGAACCCTTTAAATTTACATTAAGACTTAAAGCCTATGTTGTTGTCTTATTTATATTAACAGGTGTTTTAATTGCAATGTTACAGTTACGAAACGATGTAGAAGCACGTGTTTTAAGGCTGCCAGGTCAATTATTCGAGCATAAAGCTGATAATATAATAAGTAATGTTTTTACTTATAAACTTGTAAATAAAACAACTCAGGCTATTGATAATGTAAACTTTAAACTTAAAAAGTATAAAGGAACCATTAAGTTAGTCTCTACGGATAATAGCTTTTTAGTACCAGCACAAGGTTTGGCTGAAGGAACTTTATTTATAGAGCTTGATCAAAGTGCTTTAAAAGAGGATAAAACTAAGCTAACCATTGAGGTGTATAGTGATACAAAATTAATCGAAACTACAACAGTTAACTTCTTAGGACCTAGAAGCTATAATTAAACAGATTAGAAAATGAAATTAAATTGGGGAACAGGAGTAGTTATAGCATTTATACTATTTATAAGCTTTATAATGTATTTTGTTATAGCCATGAATACAGATAAAAATCTGGATCATGATTTGGTTAATGATAATTACTACAAACAAGAGTTAGAGTATCAAAATGATATTAATAAAGAGAAAAAATCTAAAGAGCTTGACTCTAAAATAACCTGGAAAAAAACACCAGAAGGTATGCTAATTAGTTTTCCTTCAGAGTTAGACTTCAGTAATATTAAAGGTAAAGTGTTCCTATATAGACCATCTAACAAACAACTAGACTTCGAAACCACAATTTTGTTGTCTAATCACAATTTGCTCATACCTGACAAACGTATGTTAGATGGTCGTTGGAACATTAAAATAGATTGGAATTACAAAGGTACAAATTACATGTACAAACAAGACGTCTTGTATTAATGTTAATTACAGCGCTCATATTTGGTTTATTAGGAAGTTTTCACTGCGTTGGTATGTGTGGTCCTATTGCTTTTATGCTGCCTGTAGATAGAAGTAATTCTTTTAAAAAAATAACTCAAATTACGGCTTATCATTTTGGACGTATATTAGCTTATAGCATCATTGGTTTAATATTTGGTGTCATTGGTAAAAGCTTATATATTTTTGGATTACAACAAAAATTATCTATCCTAATAGGAGTTTTAATGATAGTGGTAATCCTTTTTCCGTATAAAAAATTAGGACGAAATTATATAGTTAAGCCTATTTATAAAGCAGTTGGCTTTGTAAAAAAACAAATGGGTCAAGCCTTAAAAAAGAAAACAGCAGACACCTTTTTAACCATAGGATTTTTAAATGGTTTTTTACCATGTGGTTTAGTATATATGGCAGTTTTTGGAGCCATAGCTGCAGGTAATGCTTGGCAAGGCAGTTTGTATATGGCTTTTTTTGGTTTAGGTACCATCCCATTAATGACTACAGCAATTTATTTGGGTAAATTTTTAAACGCACAAGTAAAACAACGCATTCAAAAAGCAATTCCAGTATTTGTAATAGTAATTGGCGCTTTATTTATTTTGCGTGGACTAGGATTAGGTATTCCATATATCTCTCCAAGTCCAGTGGTACAGATGGTTAATAGTGCAATTGATTGCCATTAATAAAACGTTTAAATTTATCGCTTTCGCGGAAATAAAGCCAAGCCAACTTAAACTTAAATTCATAAATAATATTTACTATTATTTTGTAAATTACAATACGCTAATTAATTTAAAATCAGTTTTATAATGCAGAATGTTTTATTACTTACGGACTTTTCAGAAAGCTCAAAAAATGCTATAGATTATACATTACAATTACTAAAATCTAAAACTGTACAGTTTCATTTAGTATATATACATAAAGCATCAGCATTTACATCTGCAGATTTAATGACTACTGGTAATGCCAACTTATATGCTTCCATAGTAAAGTCACCTAAAGAAGATTTAGAGGATTTAGCTACAGCACTTCATTTAAAATATAAAAACGATAGACATGCATTTTTAACTCATATAGATTATGATGTGTTTACAGATGCAGTCAATCAAATAATCACACAAAACGCTATAGATTTAGTCGTAATGGGAACAAATGGTGTGACTGGAGCAGATGAGGTTGTTTTTGGAAGTCATACATTACATGTTATACGTAATGTATCTTGTCCAACATTAGTTGTGCCTAAACATTTCAAGTTTACTAAACCAGAAACAGTTTTACTTCCGTTAGATGATAAGGATATTTTAAACGAAAAAAGAGTACAACAAATCTTGAACCTAGTGGACAAGAGTACAAGTAAATATCATATTTTAAGAATAACCGAAACTGCAACTTCAGACCAAGAAGATTTAAAATTATTAAACGAACTATTACACACAAGTAATTTTATTTACCATCAAGTTGTTAGTGTACCTATGCATCATGTAGTGGATACTTATTTGCAAACTAACACCATAGACTTTGAAGTGTTTATAATACAAAAAACTAGCTTTTTAGAACGTTTGTTTATGGGATCTCCAATAACAAAACATAGTAAAATAGCTAGTGTTCCTTTATTTGTACTACACGATTAATAATAGGCGTGTGTTTAAAAAGTATTTATTCTATTTCAGGAATAATACCATCGTTTTCTAAGACTAATGTTAATAGTTTAGAGTAATCATTTACTGTTTGATCAATGTTTTCTGGATCTACAATGTCTATATATCCTTTCCATATTAGTGTGCGGTCTTTTGTAGGACATAGGCAATACACGGACGTTTCGGCATTATAAACCTGATATTCTTTATAAGCATCCGGATTAAAAACCTGATCTTGATACATTAAAAAATCGTCATTAAATTTTTTGTGATTTTTATCAAAATTAGAATAGTCTTTCTTGTATTGAATTTTGTTTTTTATTCCAGCTACTTTAGTAAAAATTACAGCATCAAAACCTTCCTCAATTAATTGATTTTCTAACACTTTTAATTCTGCGTCAGTTTTTTCTGATTCTAAAAAATCTGCGTCAAACTTATCTAAGCTAACAGAAGCATCAATCCCTCTAGCGACTAATTGTTTTTGTAGTTTTTTTTCAAATTGTGATTTAGCTGTTTGATTATTTGATAATGCCACAATAAAAACTTTTTGTAATGTGTAATCGCTGGCGTCTGGACTAATCCAACGCTCTCTTAATTGCGTGCTATCACATGCATATAGCGATATAAGTAATAATATAAGTAGTGTTTTTTTCATATTATTTATTTAATAAGTGTTCGTCTTTGTCTGTTTTCATTAGTCTTTTTACCAATTCAAAAACCTCAAATTTAACCGCTTTATAGTCGTAAAAAAAAGAACTCAATGTCTTAGTTAACGTTCTATGGTCTTCTTTATATTGTTCTTCTTTTTCAATTTCATCCTTACCGTCCACCATTAAACTTAGTTCTTTTTCGTGCTTTGTTAAGTCATTAATAAGTAGTTGATTACCTCTAGTGGTTCTTAGTAAAGCAGTGGTTACTATTTTGGCTCTATCTAATATTTCTGCCTCAATTATTTTATGTGTATAATCGGTTAGTAATTCTTCTAAAAAGATTTGTTCATCCTTTATAAAGTTAAGCTCTGATAACCATGTTTTGGACATGTTATGCATTCTTTCAGCACTATACCATTCTACAATTTTGGTTTTCTTTTCTGATTTCATAATTTAATTATTGTTTTAAAAAAAAACAGGAAGTATAACATTGTCAACTTCCTGTTTATTGATTACAACTTTATGTACCACTTTTTGGTATTACTTTGACTTAGTAAACCGTTTAACAAAAAAATAATTTTTGTTGTTGATTAATAGCGTGTCGTGGTATTAATTATTGCAATCTCTTACTACTCAGTTATTATTTTCTATAATTAAAGGTACTTATATTGTTAGTCTTAAACTATGATATTTATCATGTAACTAACAGCTTACAATTTAATTTTAATCACTTCATTTAACGCTGGACAATAGCTGTCCCATCCATAAACAGTTTTTAATTTAACATGAAAGGCTTGTTGTGCAGTAGCCTCTCCATGGACTAAATAAATGGCTTTTGGTGTATTTTTAATAGCACTTAGCCAATCCAATAAACCTGATTGATCTGCATGAGCAGACAAACTATCAATATGTTTTACTTTTGCTTTAACAGGGTAGTATTTACCATAAAATTTAACCTCATGTGTGCCTTCTTTTAATAAGCGTCCTCTGGTACCTTCTGCTTGGTAACCTACCAGTAAAATGGTTGTGTTATCATGATCTATTAATTGTTGCAAATAAGTTAATACACGTCCTCCAGTTACCATACCACTTCCTGCTATAATTATTTTAGAGCGTGGATCATCTATGGTTTTCCAGGTATCTGCATAAGAGGTAATAATATTAATATGGTTACACATAGCCTCATAATCTGATGCTGACAATTTATGCCATTTTGGAAATTTTTTAAAAACCTCTAACACATTGTTTCCCATTGGGCTATCTACAAATATCGGAATGTTTGGAATTTTATTTTTTTGATATAATTTAAATAAAATAAACATTAGCATCTGTAAACGTTCTACCGCAAAACTTGGGATAATTAAATTGCCTCTATCGTTTATGGTTTGTTTGATTATGTCAGTTAGTTTTTCTTCAATAGCCTCTTTAGGATGTAGTTTATCTCCATAAGTACTTTCTATAAATAAATAGTCTGCATTATCAGGACGTTTTGGGTCGCTAAGTAAATAATCATTTGTTCTACCAATGTCTCCAGAAAATACAAAACGTTTTCCATCAATATCTAATTCTATAAATGTTGAACCTATTATATGACCATTATAATTAAATCTATAGGATATGTGATTATTAATATTAATCCATTTGTCTTGGGTTTGTACTTCAAATTTGGCCACAATTTGTTCTACTTCTTTTTGCGTATAAAAAGGTAATGCTGGATTATGTTTAGTGTAGTTTTCTGCATTAGCCTTTTTGGCTTCTTCTTCGTTTATTTTTGCGCTATCTTTTAAAATAATTTCGGCTATAGCCAAAGTTGGAGCAGTACCAATTATAGTGCCTTTAAACCCTTGTTTTATTAGTCTAGGTAAATAACCAACATGGTCTAGATGTCCATGAGTTAATAATATAGTTTGTATGGAAGCTACATCTATTGGAAGTGGTTGCCAATTTAAAAGGCGTAAATCTTTTAAGCCTTGAAACAATCCACAATCTATTAATATTGAAGTATTAAAAGCTTCAATTAAATATTTGGATCCAGTTACTGTTTTTGCTCCTCCTAAAAAGGTAATGTTAACGTGATTATTCATAGCTTTATTTGGTATTACATAGTAACTTAATTTCGTTTAAAATTCTTTTTTTACGAATTTCAGAGACGCCTAAATGATCTAAATAAAAGGCGTCATTTAATAAATCTTTGCAAAGGACAACCTCTCTGTTTAATAAAAATTGTTTTTCTCTTTTAGTTAGTAATGTGGATGTTGTAATAGGGTAAAGTTTTAATTGATCGATACGCTCTTTTAACCCATTATTTAAAGGGTAATCCCAACTTAATAAGTGTAACCCAATACAATTACCATATGTTTTTGCATCCTCTGTAAATCTTGTGTTTGTGACTACCCAACCTTGTGTCATAGTTGTGTTTGAGTGATATTTGATATTCCAGTTAAGCTGAATATCCTGAAATCTAGAATAGATATACAACGGTATTTTGACATTGCAATTTAATCCAGCCTCACCATGAAATTTGCACTCGACAAGTACAGTATTATTGGCTTTTGTTGCCAAAATATCGACCTCATGCTTCACACATTTTCCATTAATAATCTCGCCAACTTTAGTTGTATAACCTGAGGCTTCTAAAATGGCTGCTACATAACGTTCAAACGGAAATCCCGTAGGGCCTAACTCATAAATAGCTTTTTTTAATTTGTATTTAGAGGCCAAGTGACTTTTGGTCGCCTTAAGCATAGCAAAAGCACGATTGTAAATTTCTTTAGTAGAAATCCCTTGGTATAACTCATCTCTAACATTTGATGTGATTTTTTGGGCTAATGCTTTATCTGCTCCAGATTTTATTAAAGAATTTTTAAGTTTATCTATAGAAAACTTAACGTGTTCTCCGGATGATTTTTTTATGTAAAGGTCCTGTGTTGTCATATTTTATTGGTTATCTGGAATAACTAAAAAAGGGATAGAGGGATTAAAACCTATTTTTTTTATAACAGGTTCGTTTAAAAACCGTTCCATTATACTGTGCTTATAATTGACCATAATAAGTAAGTCGATATTTAAATCTTGTATAAATGTATTTATGATCTCAGCTTTTTTGTTGTAATTGGGTACTGAATGGTAATGCGTTTTAAAGCCTTGAAGTCCTTTTTGTAATATGGATAAATTATATTGTTGTATAGGTGCCAAGTTATCATTAACCTGAATGTTGACAACCCTTAAGGTGGCATTGTTGTCGTAAGTAAAATCATTGATAGTTTTAATTTCTAAATCGGTATAAAACCTATTTAAATCTGTAGAGAAAACGATTTGTTTTAAAGGTTTATAATCATATTGATCAGGTATAATTAAAATTGGGCATATTTTAATAGTGTTAACTAATCGCGTTGTATTACTACCAAAAAACAGTTGTTTGTTTCTTGAAGTACCTTTTGTACCCATAATAATTAAGTCTATTGGGTTTTCTGCAATATGTGCTTTTACTGCAACTTGTAAATCAATTAATTTTAGAACAGTCTCAAAGCTGTGATTAGCATTTGCATCACTAGATTCTATTTGGTCTTTAACTTCTTCTAATTGTCGTTTACACTGCTGTATGGTGTTTTTTAAATATACATCTGACAAATTGGATAGGGAAGAGGCAGTTAACGGATTAGCATGTAATAAGTAAAATGTACAAACTTCGTATTTATACAATTTTACAGCGTAAACTATAGCACTCCATGCATTATCAGAAAAATCAGTAGGTAGTAAGATATGTTTCATATCCTTAAGTTTTAGGTTTACTTAAAGATATTTGATATAAATCTTATAGGATATGATATATATTAGTTTTACAAAAAAAGGGTATTAAAATGATAATTCATTTTAATACCCTTAATATAACTAACTAAAAAAACAGTTATTTAATACGGAAAGTGACTACAGGCAATGCAGCATGATTTGCAATGTCTTCAGAGATACTTCCTGATAAAAAGTGTGTAAATCCAGTACGACCATGTGTAGCAACAGCTATAGCGTCTGCACCAGAAACATTTGCATAATTTAAGACTCCTTTTTCTACTGAGTAATCAGATATAAACTGTACTTCTGATAATTTATCTAAATTACCATCTGCTTTTTGTAAAAAGTTAGCAACCGTTTTTTCCATTTCAGAGGTGCTACTAAAGTTATCTCCTGGAGTATTGATATATACTAAATGTAAGTTTGAACCTAATGTTTCAAATAACTTAGAAGCATTTAAATATGGAGTGACTGTTCCGTCAGAAAAATCTGAAGCAAATACTACATTATCAAAACTTAAAGTTGTTGGTTTGTTTTTAACAACCAGTACAGGTATTTCTGCGTGACGTACTACTTTTTCTGTATTTGAGCCCACAAAAATTTCTTTTAAACCACTACTACCATGAGAACCCATAACTATTAAGTCTGCATTATGCTCTTTAGCAACATCGTTTACTTCACTAAAAACTTTAAAGTGTTTAACTACAGGTGTTACTTTTACATCTTTTAAAAAGTCTTGATCTAAAAATTCTGTAAATCTATTTTCGGCTAATTTTAAAAAGAAAATAGTTTCTGATTGGATATCAGCTTCACCTTGGGTTAAGATGGTTTCAGAAATTTCTAACATGTGTAATGCAAATATTTCTGCATTATATTTTTTTGCCAATATAGCTGCTGATTCTAAAGCATATTTTGAATGTTCAGAGAAGTCTACTGGTACTATTATTTTTTTCATATTGATAGTTTTAAAGGTTGTGTTTTATGTTTTAAAGTTATCGATTGTGTTGGTAATTATCGAGCTTTTATAAATTAATTAACAGTCTAAATGGTCATGGAAAATAATTGCGTTTCTGGTTTGTTTCGCTGTAAAAGCAAATCAAAAGCCATACATATATTTCTAACAAACGGTTTTCCTTTTTCTGTAATAAAAATTTGATTTAATTCTATGTTTAATAAACCATCGTCTTGCATTTCTTTAAGCTTTAATAGGACTTCTGGTATGTCTTCAAAATATAAATTATTAGCCATCCAATTGGTTTTAAAGTGGCACATTAAATTTAAAATGTGCTGTCTAATAATTAAATCTTCAGATGATAAGATGTGTCCTCTAAAAACAGGAATACTGTTGTTTTCAATTAAATGATAATATTCTTCAATACCTTTTACGTTTTGTGCAAAAGCATACCAACTGTCACTAATAGATGAGACACCTAAACCTATCATCACTTTAGTTTTTGAGGCTGTATAACCCATAAAATTGCGATGCATAGTTTCGGTTTGACTTGCTTGATACAAACCATCTGTTTTAAGTGCAAAATGATCCATTCCAATATCATGATATCCTGCTTGTGCTAATAGTTTTTTACCTAATTGATATTGGTTTTGTTTTATACTTGGTGTTGGTAAATCACTGTCTTTATAGCCTCTTTGTCCATTTCCTTTTATCCAAGGGACATGTGCGTAACTATAAAAAGCAATACGATCTGGCAATAATTGTTTTGTTTTTTTAATGGTGTCTTCTACATGTGCTTCCGTTTGAAAAGGTAAACCAAATATAATGTCATGGCCAATAGAGGTGTAACCTATTGTTCTTGCTAACTCTGTAACTTTTTTTACATTTTCAAAGGGTTGAAATCTGTGTATGGCTTTTTGTACAATAGGGTTATAATCTTGCACTCCAAAACTGACACGTCTAAATCCTAAATCAAATAGCGTTTGTAAATGTGTTTTTGTGGTATTGTTAGGGTGACCTTCAAAACTAAACTCATAATCATCTGCTAGTTTAGCTTTGTATTTAATACCATTGATTAAAATTTTTAAATTTTCAGAATCAAAAAAAGTAGGTGTTCCACCACCAAGGTGCAACTCTTTAATTACAGGTTTATCGCCTAATAAATCACAGTATAATTGCCATTCTTTTAAAACTGCATTTATATAAGGTAACTCTACATCATGACGTTTAGTGATACGTTTATTACAACCGCAAAACGTACAAAGACTTTCGCAAAAAGGTAAGTGTATGTATAAGCTAATACCTTCAGTACTGTTGCTTTCGTCAAAAGCTTTTTTAAGGCTTAGTTTCCATTCTTTTAATGAAAAAGTATCTAAATCCCAATAAGGAACAGTAGGATAACTAGTATATCTAGGTCCAGCAACATTATATTTATTAACTAAAGACAAGCACATATTTTAACTATTTGATAAGTCAAAGTTAATGGGCTTGTGCCTTTTAAAATATGACATATGTCATACAGGTCGTAAAGCTTTAGTTTTAGTTTAGAATATTGTATATTTTGTTATACTGTATGTCCTTAAAGTGAGAAACAACTAAATCTGCTTGTGTATAATCTTGGTTTTTAGAATGAAAACTATCATAACCAATACAATAGCTTCCCGCAGCTTTTGCAGCTTTAATACCATTGGTAGAGTCTTCAATAACTATACAGTGTTGTTGTAAATGACCAGCTAATTGTGCTGCTTTTTCAAATATTTCGGGATGTGGTTTTGAGGCTTTTAAATCTGCACCACTTATTTTAGCTTTAAAATATTGGTCTAAATCAAAACGTTTAAAAACATTATTTATAGTTAGCATAGATGCCGAAGAAGCTAAAACTAAGGTTAATCCATTACTATGATAGTCTTGTATTATATCCAACACACCATCAATAAGTTGTAAACTTGGATCACTATGAAAAAGATTTACAAATATATCACGTTTATATTGCACTAACTCCTCAGGCGCATTGTCTAGTTTAAATAGGTCACACATACGTTTACAAACATTAATTGTAGATTGTCCTGTAGTAGACTCATACAACGTCTCTGACACTTCAATTTTAAAATGATCAAACATTTTAAAGTAGGCTTTTTTATGTAAAGGTTCAGTGTCAACAATAACACCATCCATATCAAATAACACAGCTTTTAACATACATTTTGTTTTTTGCGAAGATACTTAATATGTGGTTTTTTACCATAGATATATTTTTTAGTCTATTATAATTACAATATTTTGCGATAACACTTTTAAAATATGATTTACACCATTGTTTTTATAATTTTTATTGGCTTTATAGTTTACGCTTTTGTGCTAATGAGGCCAAGGACAGTAAAACAAATTCCGCTACATTGGCACGCCATACTATTAGATAAGGTTTTATTTTATAAAAAGTTATCTAAAGCAAATCAAGACGTGTTTAAAAAACGGATAGCGCTTTTTTTAACCGAAATAAATATTGATGGTGTAAATACTACAATTGATGAAACTGATAAGTTACTAATCGCGTCTAGTGCTATTATTCCTGTTTTTGGATTTAAAGAATGGAGTTATAATAATCTATCAGGTATTATAGTCTATCCAGACAGTTTTAATGAAGATTTGCAATTTTCTGATATCGATAAAAACAGAAAAATTTTAGGGATGGTAGGTACAGGTAGGTATGAAAAACAAATGATTTTATCCAAAAAAGCAATTCGTTTAGCCTTTAATAATAAAACAGATAAGCATAATACACCTGTCCATGAATTTGTCCATTTACTGGATAAAATGGATGGAGAAACGGATGGTGTACCTGAGTATTTTTTAGGCAAAGAATATATACAACCTTGGTTAGAGTTAATGCATACCGAAATGGAAAACATTAATAACGATACTTCTGATATTAGAAAGTATGGAGGTACAAGTCAAGCCGAGCTTTTTGCTGTAGCTTCCGAGTATTTTTTTGAACGTCCTAAGTTATTCAAACAAAAGCATCCTGAGTTATATAAGATGTTGTCGTTATGTTTTCAACAACCAAAACAAAGTTAAATTAATTCAAATTAGTTAACTTTACAATTGAAAAAAACAAACCATGTTAGAAGAGTTACAACAGCATTACGGATATTTATTTGAAGATGAATTAATTCAAGAAATTAATAATGTTGGTACTTATAAAGATATTCCTGAAGGATTTAAATTAATTGAAATTGGTGACTATATAAAAACAATGCCACTTTTAGTTAGTGGAGCGATTAAAATTTTAAGAGAAGATGAAGATGGCGATGAGTTAATCCTTTATTTTATCGAGCAAGGAGATACGTGTGCAATGACATTATCTTGTTGTTTAGGAAATTCTAAAAGCGAAATCAGAGCCATAGCAGAAACAGATACCAAGTTAATTATGATACCTGTTGCTAAAATGGAAGAGTGGTTAGGTAAATATAAGACTTGGCAAAAATTTGTCTTACAAAGTTATCATAATCGTATGTCAGAGTTGCTAGAAGCTATAGACACTATTGCTTTTTTAAAAATGGACGAGCGTTTATTTAAATACCTAAAAGACAAAGCAATGGTTAATCATAACGAGTTAATCCATGTGACACATCAACAAATTGCTAGAGATTTGCATACGTCGCGTGTAGTAATTTCAAGATTACTAAAAACACTTGAAATTGATGGTAAAATTGAATTGCACAGAAACAACATTAAGGTTTTAGATTTATAAGCGTAACAACTGTTACAAACCATCTCCTATATAAACTTTAAGTTTGTATAAGATTATTAAATTATGGATTTTATACAAGTAATAACATATTTAGCAGCTTTTTTAATTGGAGCAGTATTAGGACTAATTGGAGGAGGTGGATCTATTTTAACTGTTCCATTATTAGTTTATTTTTTGGCTTATAATCCAGTTATTGCTACAGCATATTCCTTGTTTGTCGTTGGCTCGTCGTCATTAGTTGGTGTTTTTCAAAAACATCGCGAGGGATTAGTAGATTTTAAAACAGGTTTGGCGTTTTCATTTCCATCATTTATTGCTGTTTATATTTCTAGACGTTTTGTAGTACCAGCAATACCAGAAACTATACTATCTATTGGCACATTTAGTTTGACCAAGGATATGGCCATCATGATATTTTTTGCAATAATCATGTTTTTGGCAGCTTTTTCAATGATTAAAACTAAACAAAACACAAAATCTACAGCGACCTCACAACCTTATTATAAGACATTTATGCAAGGTGTGATAATTGGTGTTATTACAGGATTAATTGGTGCAGGAGGAGGATTTTTATATGTTCCAGCACTAGTATTGTGGGCTGGATTAGACATGAAAAAAGCAGTAGGTACATCCCTAATTATAGTCGCAATAAACTCGCTAATAGGTTTTTCTGGAGATATGCAAACCCTAGATATTGATTGGGTATTTCTATTATCATTTACCGCTTTAACAATAATTGGTATTTTAGTAGGAGGCTATTTTTCTAAATATATTTCTAGTAAAAAACTTAAAAAAAGTTTTGGATGGTTTGTATTGGTAATGTCCATTTATATTATATTAAAAGAGCTAGTTTTTTAATTATGTAACTTAAGTTGCTATAAAAATTTAAAAACATTAGTAAATTTGAATAATTAAATAAGATTTTTTAGCCTTACGGCGAATTTCGTTTAGTAAAAAAAAATAGAATTGAAAATGAACCGAGCCATCAAGGCGAACACATTTTACCAAAATATAAAATAGAATTGAAAATGAACCGAGCCATCAAGGCGAACACATTTTACCAAAATATAAAATAGAATTGAAAATGAAGATAGAGCAGATTTATACAGGTTGCTTAGCACATGCAGCATATTATA
The genomic region above belongs to Olleya sp. Hel_I_94 and contains:
- the hemN gene encoding oxygen-independent coproporphyrinogen III oxidase, which produces MCLSLVNKYNVAGPRYTSYPTVPYWDLDTFSLKEWKLSLKKAFDESNSTEGISLYIHLPFCESLCTFCGCNKRITKRHDVELPYINAVLKEWQLYCDLLGDKPVIKELHLGGGTPTFFDSENLKILINGIKYKAKLADDYEFSFEGHPNNTTKTHLQTLFDLGFRRVSFGVQDYNPIVQKAIHRFQPFENVKKVTELARTIGYTSIGHDIIFGLPFQTEAHVEDTIKKTKQLLPDRIAFYSYAHVPWIKGNGQRGYKDSDLPTPSIKQNQYQLGKKLLAQAGYHDIGMDHFALKTDGLYQASQTETMHRNFMGYTASKTKVMIGLGVSSISDSWYAFAQNVKGIEEYYHLIENNSIPVFRGHILSSEDLIIRQHILNLMCHFKTNWMANNLYFEDIPEVLLKLKEMQDDGLLNIELNQIFITEKGKPFVRNICMAFDLLLQRNKPETQLFSMTI
- a CDS encoding universal stress protein translates to MKKIIVPVDFSEHSKYALESAAILAKKYNAEIFALHMLEISETILTQGEADIQSETIFFLKLAENRFTEFLDQDFLKDVKVTPVVKHFKVFSEVNDVAKEHNADLIVMGSHGSSGLKEIFVGSNTEKVVRHAEIPVLVVKNKPTTLSFDNVVFASDFSDGTVTPYLNASKLFETLGSNLHLVYINTPGDNFSSTSEMEKTVANFLQKADGNLDKLSEVQFISDYSVEKGVLNYANVSGADAIAVATHGRTGFTHFLSGSISEDIANHAALPVVTFRIK
- a CDS encoding HAD family hydrolase, giving the protein MLKAVLFDMDGVIVDTEPLHKKAYFKMFDHFKIEVSETLYESTTGQSTINVCKRMCDLFKLDNAPEELVQYKRDIFVNLFHSDPSLQLIDGVLDIIQDYHSNGLTLVLASSASMLTINNVFKRFDLDQYFKAKISGADLKASKPHPEIFEKAAQLAGHLQQHCIVIEDSTNGIKAAKAAGSYCIGYDSFHSKNQDYTQADLVVSHFKDIQYNKIYNILN
- a CDS encoding zinc-dependent peptidase, yielding MRPRTVKQIPLHWHAILLDKVLFYKKLSKANQDVFKKRIALFLTEINIDGVNTTIDETDKLLIASSAIIPVFGFKEWSYNNLSGIIVYPDSFNEDLQFSDIDKNRKILGMVGTGRYEKQMILSKKAIRLAFNNKTDKHNTPVHEFVHLLDKMDGETDGVPEYFLGKEYIQPWLELMHTEMENINNDTSDIRKYGGTSQAELFAVASEYFFERPKLFKQKHPELYKMLSLCFQQPKQS
- a CDS encoding Crp/Fnr family transcriptional regulator gives rise to the protein MLEELQQHYGYLFEDELIQEINNVGTYKDIPEGFKLIEIGDYIKTMPLLVSGAIKILREDEDGDELILYFIEQGDTCAMTLSCCLGNSKSEIRAIAETDTKLIMIPVAKMEEWLGKYKTWQKFVLQSYHNRMSELLEAIDTIAFLKMDERLFKYLKDKAMVNHNELIHVTHQQIARDLHTSRVVISRLLKTLEIDGKIELHRNNIKVLDL
- a CDS encoding sulfite exporter TauE/SafE family protein — its product is MDFIQVITYLAAFLIGAVLGLIGGGGSILTVPLLVYFLAYNPVIATAYSLFVVGSSSLVGVFQKHREGLVDFKTGLAFSFPSFIAVYISRRFVVPAIPETILSIGTFSLTKDMAIMIFFAIIMFLAAFSMIKTKQNTKSTATSQPYYKTFMQGVIIGVITGLIGAGGGFLYVPALVLWAGLDMKKAVGTSLIIVAINSLIGFSGDMQTLDIDWVFLLSFTALTIIGILVGGYFSKYISSKKLKKSFGWFVLVMSIYIILKELVF